The segment GTGCAAAACTCGAGATGTATGGAGCAGAGTCCGCCCGGTTCAGCGACGTTATTGAGGCTCTGACCGACCAAGTACTTAATGAGGGTGAGACGGATGAGTAGTGATACAACTGTTGCCTCTGGACCGAGGAGGACTTGTATTTATCTTACTGTTGATGAGTTTAACACTCTCTCTGACGAATTTCGTGCGTCCCCTCTCGCCGAAGATAACCAAGATACGTACGAGAACAACCATCCTACGGCTGAGTACATCCGTCAACTTCTCGAAGAACCTGTCGAGATTGATATGAGTGATTATGATGCAACGCCCCCATCGTCGCGGGAGTACAGTCGGAGTATTACGATTCTCTTTCCCGAGGGCCAATACCAAGACCTCCGAGAGAAATTCGCGCAAACACCATTGCACGATGACAAAAATGCACGAGGGACCTACGCAGGTAACTCTGCGTTCAGTGAGTACCTGCGGCGATACCTTCGCCACTACTTGAACAAAGACGAGTAAACACACGCGGCGCAACCCCAGACGAACTAATTCTATATGGACCATGAAGTAACGACCAGCGGAGAGTACGAGGGCGGCGTGTGTTTACCGTCTCCTGATAGCGACGGGCATACTTGTCCAAGCGCAAAAATTGGTACTCCCCGAAGCGAAACGCAGTTACTGGCCGAAGACTCACCAGTTGACCTTACCGTCAAGGAGCTTGCAGGGTTGACCCTTGCCGAAGCGACAGACGTCTACAAGGCCCACAGAGCGGGGGAAGCCGCTAACGAGAGGTATACATCGGGAACCCTTCTCGGGCGAGCAAGACGGCGCTACGGTGCTTTGCTGTCCACTGATAGACAACTCCGACAGGAGTACGATAACCCAACAGTGGCCATGCTCACACTCACTGCCAACCCCGTCTTCGGCGGGGAGTGGATTACCCCCCTCGAGCATACTGAAGCTCTTACCGAACCTCTGAGCAACGTCTTTGCTACGCTCCGCTACCACCTTCGGGAGTACAAGTTTGAGTATGCCGCTGTCCGGGGAGCGACGGACCAAGGCGTTAGCCATTGGCACATTGTCATGTGGATTGACGGCAATCCCTCACCCGACACTTTTGCACCTGCTGTCGAGTCATTCATCAACAATTGTGATATAGCGAGCCAAGAACAACACCCGCTCGAGGATGCCGTCAAGGTCAACACTATCCCATCGCAGGATTTGAAGCCCATCGGCAAGACCGACCGGGAGCGAGGGACAGTCTCAAAGCTCTCCCGTTACGTCGCTACGCAAATTCCGCATGTCTCTGGGGTTGACGATATGTCTGAAGCCGAAGCCATGCAGGGAGCGATTGAGTGGGCCGCTTCATCTCGAGGCTTCCGCACCTCTTCAGGAATCCAACTAACCAATGTTGAAGACAGGAACACTTGTCGAAGCACAAAAAAGTCAAAAAGAACCATTGTTGAGAAACCCTCGGAGGAACCCCACAACGAGAAAAGCAAGAGCAATCCATGCCATGAGGTATTCGAGATTGGAAGCCAAGTTCAGGAGAGTCCAAGACAGCTTCCACGAGTGGAACACCGAATCCATAACTTGACCCCACTGCCCACTTGTTCGTGGCCGAAGTGTCATAAAAGTTATAGACATTATCTGTTCCAAAGCCCTGAAAAGAACTGCTACAAATGGGGCGGTAAGAATAGCCACCAAAGCTTCCCGCCCCCTCATGTTCAGCTTAGGCGGGGTAAAGTCTCCATGCCCAGTTCACTGGAACGGTCCCATCCGCGATTTGATTTCGGACGAACCGGCGAAGACTTTTCAGTGTCTTCTTCGAGCGTGCCTCGCTAAGTCGTTCAGGAGCATACTTCTTGACTGCCCAGAGTAGCCCCTTTCGGCTCGTTAGAACCTCTAAATCGCTATCGTCGTCATTTCGCTCGAAGACATAACCGATAACTGGAGTATTTCGGTCTCCGTCGATTCTGTCTTCTTCCATAGCGTCCATAGCGAGCGAATAGGCGTAACTGTGGCTGATGTCGAGTTCATCAGCGATGTCCGACACAGACACCTTTCCTGATTTATTTACGAACTCTACGAGCTGGTCGATTTGGTCTTGACGTGATGCCATATCTTGTGACATATTTGCCAGCCCGATTTTTTGGGTAAAGCTTACATTGCTCCTGCTACCAGTCTGTGTCACAACCACACCGACAGGCAACAGTCCCAAGTCGGGCTGAAAGGTTCGGTTCAACCTCATTGGCTCGCTCGCAACTTTGGCAGGTGGAGAACGAGCCTCAGTCGGTCGGTGCATGGTATCCAACATATTTCTTCAGGGTCCAACCCGCATTAGTGCGGTCTCTTCTGATTCCCAATAGGTGATGGCCGTTAAAAAGACTTTTGTGGAGGTAGTTATGCCATCAGAGATTACTCGATTGTTCTTGATAGTACGGAATCACCCATACTATAAGTGGTTTCGCGACTCCGGTATAAGTATGCAACAGTCAGAATTTGATTTCAAGGTAGAGAATCGAGTCCATATCATGCCAATCGGGTTTGAGTTTGACCGGGCGCACCTCCCTGCTAAGGAATTGAAAGCTGATACAGTCATCCTGCTAATGCATGAGTCCGACGATGATGATGAAGAAGACCGAATAAAGGAAATTCAAGATAAGCTGGATGAATATGGAATAGACTCCGAGAAGGATAAATGTAGGCTTTTCAATATGTATGATGCTCTCGGCATGATTGCCGAGAAGATTAACGAGTTCAGTTCGGAAGATGTGTACGTGAATCTATCAACGGGTGGAAAAGTGACCGCGATTGCAGGGATGATTGCCTGTATGGTTGCTGATGCAACTCCTTATTATGTTCAAGCGAAAGATTATGGCCCAACACCGCCCGAAGGAGTCGCTGAAATAACAAAGCTACCACGCTATCCAATTGATTCGCCAGATTATCAAGAAATTGCAGTTCTAAATTTCATCAAGGAAAGAACGTCAGAGGACTCAGCCCCAACAAAGGGAGAACTAATTGAATTTGGGGAGGAGATAGGTCTACCGTTCATTGCAGACCATGATGTAGAACAGAAAGGAAAATACCGGCTCTTAGACAACCACGTAATAAACCCCTTGGAAGATGATGGGTATGTTACCACAGAAAAGAAAGGTCGTGAGAAAATCGTGAAACTCACTTCCGATGGACAGAACACCCTCCATGCATTTCGGTATCTTATCGAGGATGAATATACTGTGGAGTAGTTAATTCCATCCAAATAAAGTTGATATATACCGGAAATTTGGACGTGTGTCTGTTAAAAATCTGGACTACCCAATTCGGTTCGAAATTCGTTCCGTTGTTCAAAATATATAAAAAATCACTCTACTAACACGGTTATATGATGCACCAACTATTAGTGGTTAGAAGTAATTCTACGTAATACGAAGTAATACTGAGTGGACACAAAGATCGAGTTTGCCGTGTCGACGCCGCTCGTCGCGACGATGTACCCCCGATTCCCCGATTCGCCTGGAACGAAGACGAGGACGGCGACCGCAGCGATAGCCGCCGAGATACCCGGAACGTACCCGACGACGGCGCCCGCGAACGAACCCGCAAGCGCCGTTATCCCGACCAGCCGACGCGGCATCCGAATCGCTTCGTCGCGCTGGGGCGGGACGCCGCCGCCGCGAATCGCTTCGATCAGTACGGGTGCGCCGAACAGTCCGGCGAAAAGCGGCGCGAGCATCCCGCCGGCCTCGAGGGGCGCGTCGGGGGTGAGATCGAGCGTCGCCGCGCCGAGTGCCGTCGCCAGACCGAACGAGAGGGCGGCCCCCGCACATCGCTTCCAGGTGCGCTCCGAGGCGATCAGTGCGACGACGACCATCGCGAGCACGATCGAGAGGTTCGCGCTGATCGTCGGATAGACGGCAGTGACGCCCCAGGTGATCGGGAGCGCGAGCGGGACCGCCGCGAGAACTGCGAGCAGACTCCCGAGCGCGGAGAGGCGGATCGCCTCGTACCCGCGGCCCTCGAGCACCATTCGGTGTGCGGGCAGCGCGGTGACCGCCATCTCGGCGTCCGGCACTCCGAGCGCCATCGCCGGAACGGCGTTGACGAACGTGTGGACGACGCCAGCCGCGAGCATCGCACAGCCGACGAAAAGCGGCCGCCCGGGAACCGAGGGCGCGACGCCCGCCAGCAACAGCGCGAAGTTGTTCGCGTGCAGTCCCGGGATCAGCCCGCTACAGCTACCGAGGGCCGCACCCGCGAGTACCCACGCGACGAGCTGGGCCGACAGCGCGGGATCGACCAGCGACTCGAGAACGGGGACGGCCATGCCGGGTCTGGCCGCGGGATCAGTTATTAACTCTCGGGCGTCGATCGGTGGCTTCGCTCCCCGCTGGCAGAGCTACGCCCGTATCGTCGAAAGAAAGGGTCGAAATCGTCTCGAGGCGAGTTATCCGAAGAGTTCGCCGAGACCTTCGCCGCCGTCGCCTTCGTCTTCGTCGTCTTCGTCCTCGTCGCCTCCTGCATCGGCGTCGTCGGCTTCGTCGGCTTCGTCGTCTCCACCCTCGTCAGCGCCACCTTCCGCTGCGGCCGCGCCGCCCGCTGCGCCGCCCGCGGCGGGAACTGCTGCGGCCTCGTCGACGGCCTCGTCGATGTCGACGTCCTCGAGCGCGGCGACGAGCGCCTTGACTCGAGACTCTTCGACGTCGACGCCGGCCGCGTCGAGTACGTCCGTCAGGTTGTCTTCGTTGATCTCTTCGTCCGCTTCGTTCAGGATGAGTGCAGCGTATACGTATTCCATTGTTGTAACCTCAATTAACCGAACATTTCGCCGAGCCCTTCGCCGCCACCGGAATCATCGTCTTCGTCGTCTTCGTCGTCGACGTCGGTGTCAGCGTCGGCCTCGTCGTCTTGGTCGTCAGCCGATTCGTCTTCGTCGTCGGGTTCCGCCTGCGTGGCAGTCGGCGCCTCGACGCCCTGGAGTTCCTCCGGCAGCGCCTCCTCGTCCTCGATCTGGGCGGCGAGCGCACGAAGCTGTGCGTCCGCCTTGCTCACGAGGTCGTCGGCGAGGTCGGGGGACTCGATCGCCGCCTGCAGGCCGAGGCTCTTGGCCTCGCCCGTCGCCTTCGCGATGAGCGTCGGCGCGGTCGCGTCGGTCGGGAACGTCGCGTTGATCGCGAGGTTCCGTGCGCGGGCCGCGGCCGTCGCCACGTCGCTCTCGTAGGCGTCGACGTCGATGTCGAGGTCTTCGGGGTCGAACTGCACGCCCTCGGCGACGACCGAGCGGAGGTCGAGTCCGACCTCCTTCGGTTCGATGCCGAGTTCGTTGAGCACGTTCGAGAGGTCGGCCGACACCTCTTCGCCGGCCTCGAGGACCGTCGAGTCCTCCATGACCTGAATCGAACCGTCCTCGATGCGCGCGTTCGCGCCGATGCTCTGGAGTTCGCCGACGAACGGACCGGGATCGACGCCGGTGTCACCCTCCGGGATGACGATGTCGTTCGGGGCGACCTCGCCCTCGTTGATCGGGGCGGGCGTCTTCGAGGCCTCGAGTTCCTTGTAGAGTGCGAACGGGTTGCTGTCCGTCGCGACCAGCCCGACCTGTCCCTCGATGTGAGGGACGAGTTCGTCGAGCCCGGCTTCCTCGAGCGCGTGCGTCTGGAGCGTGTTTCGGCTGACGCGGACCACGGCGGTGCCGTGGAGGCCGCGGCGCATGTCCTGGAGCTGTTTGCTCGGAATGCCGGCGATGCCGACCACGCCGATGCTCTCGTAGTTCTCGATGAGCTCCGAGAGTTCGGCGACCTCCTGTTCTTTCCACTGCGGCAGGTTCTCAGTTTTGCGCTCGGCTTCTGCGCTCATCTCAGGCCACCTCCACGGACGGGCCCATCGTCGTCTTCAGGAAGACCGAATCGATGTTCTGTGGACCCTTCTCGAGGTCGGCGTGGAGTCGGCGAAGGATAACGTCGACGTTGTCGGCGATGTCCTCCGCGCTCATGTCTTCGGCACCGACGCGCGTGTGGAACGTGCGCCGATCCCGCGAGCGGATCTGAACCGTGTTCTTGAGTCTGTTGACGGTCTCGACGACGTCCTGGTCGTGCGAGAGCGGGTCCGGCATCTTCCCTCGCGGACCGAGAATGGTCCCGAGGTGCCGGGCGATATCTTGCATCATCTCCTCTTCGGCGATGAAGAAGTCCGTCTCGTCTGCGAGGTCTTTGGCCTCGTCGTCGTCCAGATCGGCCACGTCGTCGCCCGAGAGAACGTCGTCCGCGACCTCTTCGGCGCGGACTGCGGTTTCTCCCTCGGCGATGACGATAATTTGGGTTTCCTGGCCGGTTCCGGACGGCAAGACGACGGACTCGTCGACACGATTCGACGGTTCGTCTAAATCTAGGTCGCGCAAGTTGACTGCGAGGTCGACCGTCTCGGTGAAGTTCCGATCCGGCGCGTCCTCGAGCGCTCGAGCGACTGCTGTTTCGATATCCGAATTTGCCATCGTTCACCTCCGTAGTACGCAGGGATGCTCCTACGGGTCAGTGAAACAGGCGAAGCCTGTCTCCTTTGAGAGAAATCCCATGACGAACTTAAAACCGTCGAACCGCGCGCTCGCGGACGACAACGCCATGCGAGGGACTAACGGGGTCGTGAAAATCGCGCCCGTTCGGTTACTCTTCGACGACGTCGAGTTCGGGGAGCGGATCCTCTTCGTCGGTGCGCATCCACTCGAGCTCGAACTCGATGCTTCGCTCGACGCCGTCGTCCTCGGGTTCGTCCTCGAGTTCGAGTTCGAACTCGAGCGACTCGGGCGGTGCGAGGGCGACCGTTTCGTCGCCTATTTCGAGGTCGAATCCCTCTGTGGAACGCAGGTTCTCCGCGAACGTCTCGAAGTGGGTCGCGATTTCTTCGCGTGAGAGCGTGCTTTCGTACTCGAGTTCTGTCTCATCGTCGGACATAGACGTGGCTTTCGGGCCCAGAAAAATAACGCTACCCCCGGTCCGTGCCGGTTGCTGGAAGTGCGATCTATTACCGAACGATGTGTCTCGAGAAACGAACAACGAAAACCGCGAGCTCGACCGGGGAGCTCTCGAGTTACTCGACGAGGACGTCGTCGTACTCGCCGTCGTCGACCTTCGCCTTGAACTCGCGGGCGTCCTCACCCTCGATGGTGACGCCCATCGAAGCGCAGGTGCCGACGACCTCTTTGGCGGCGTTTTTCGTGTCGTAGGCGAGCAGGTCCGGATGTTTCTGCTCGGCGATCGTTTTGACCTGTTCGACCGAGATGTCGGCGACGAAATCCGTTTGTGGTTCGCCGCTTCCCGTCTCGAAGCCGGCCTCGTCTTTGACGAGCGCCGCCGTCGGCGGGACGCCGACGTCGATCGAGTAGGAGCCGTCTTCGTCGTACTCGACGGTGACGGGTACTTCGGTGCCGTCGAACGCTTCGGTCTGTTCGTTGATGTCGTTGACGACCGACTGCACGTCGACGGGCGTCGGTCCGAGCTCGGGACCGAGCGGTGGGCCAGGGTTGGCCTGGCCACCCGGAACGAGCACTTCGATGGTTCCAGCCATACCCGAATGAATCCTCGCTCGAGTTTTAAGGGTTGCTTTTTCGGGCAGTCCGATCCTGTGACAGTCTGACAGGGAGAAAGACCGGCGGCCCGACGACCGTCGTCAATCGACGTTCTCGGCCCGCCAGGTCGCGAACGACTCGAGCACGTTATCCTCGTCGAAGCGCTCGATGCAGGGTACCTCGTGAGGGTGAACGTCCTGAACGCGTGAAACGAGGTCGTCGTAAGCCTCGTCGGTCGTCTTCGCGAGCAGGATGGCTTCCGCCTCTCGTTGAATCTCACCGTCCCAGCGGTAGATCGACTCCGACGGGAGTCGATTCACGCAGGCGGCGAGGCGCTCCTCGAGCAGGGTTTCGGCGATCTCCGCGGCCGCGTCCGGCGGCGATGTGAGATAGACTGTCGGCACGGATCGAGAGACGGCTCAGCGGCGGAAAAACGTCGCGGCTCGAGAAGAAAGTCTCCGGCGACGCACCTGCCCTCCCGGCGTTGCAACGGGTTAGTTCCCCTGGATCGGATTGAACGCGCCGTTTATGTCCCACTCGTGGAGACAGTGCGGATTTCCGACCTTCTTTTCGCCGTCTTCGGTTGCGAGTTGCCAGGCCTCGAGCGTTTCGTCCCACCGTTCGCCGCGACCACACCGCTCGCAGACGCGGGCGGTCGGGGTTCGAAGTTCGACACTCATTGGCGGGTATGCGAACTGGACACATATAACCGTGACTGTGTTCGGCAAACGCTGCATGTATCGGCGAAAAATCGTGAAGAATTCAGCGAGTCCCATCGAGACGGAGCCACTATTGGAATATCGTCAATTCGAAGAAACCGAACAGGTTTCGAGCGCCGCCCGGGTCGCAGAACCGGATCGATCGTCAATCCCACTCCGATTCGAGCGGTCAGTAGACGGCGTCGACGATCTCGTCGCAGAGTTCGTCGAACTCCTCGAGATAGTCGCGTCGGTCCGCTCGCAGCGAAGAGAGGGCGTCGTCGTAGTCGTCGACGTGGTCGGGGACGTAGTACTCCTCGATGGCGAGTCCCGGCACCGACTCGGGGATGGTCAGTCCGGTCCGTTCGTCGTCGGTCCACTCGATCGTTCCGCGCGCGACTTCCGTGAGGATCGTCACGGACTCGGTGACGCCGATATCCTTGGACTCGTCGCCGAGATAGCCGGTGTTGATCACGTAACAGTCGACCTCAAGGTCGTCGATCAGGTCCCGGAAGATGTTGCCCTCCTCGCCCTCCGGCCCGATGATGAACGGGTTCGTCCCCACGACGCGGATCGATTCGCCCGCGCGAGACGGGTCGCCCGCGCTGGTCTCGATCGATTCGCCGAGCATGAACGCGGCGGCGGCCTGCTCGGTGTCGAGTTTCGCAACGGGTGGCATCAGCGGGTTGCGCGTAATGAAGAAGACCTGGTCCATCCGGTCGAGGTCGATCTCCTCGTCGGCGCTCTCGAGTTCGTCGCGCTGGACGACCGCACGGGAGTTCGAGGTGTATCGCGGCTCATCGAAGTCGACCGTTCCGTCGTCGTCGACGGCGACGTTCTCGAGGACGGCGGATTCAGCCGTTGCCGCCTCGTAGAGGCCCGGTTGTTCGTCGGGATCGAGACCGATGGTTTTGATGAACAGCCCGCCGCCCTCGCTTCCGGGGACGGAGCCGTCGGGCAACAGTCCGCAGACGTCGTCCTGGACCATCACGGCCGCCTCGGGCTCCTCGAGCCAGCAGCCGTGTGAGGTTAGGGTCGACTTACCGGTCGCCGAGAGGCCCATGAAGACCTGGCCGACGGTCCGGAGGTCGTCGTCCTCGTCGCGGACGCGAACGCGCTTGCTGCCCGCGTGGAGACCGAGGCCGCCGCGTTCTTTGATGCGACGCATGAACAGCCGGAGGAACGACTTCTTCGCCTCCCCGAGGTAATCGGTCCCGAGGACGGCGGTGAACCCCTCGTCGGGGAGGACGCGGATCGCCCGCTCATCGTAGTCGGGAGCCTGGACGGTCACGAAGTCGGGGTCGCGGCCGTCCGTCGGCTCGAACAGCTTCGCCCACGCCAGCGCGATCCGAGCGTGTTCGACCGGAACGAACAGCCGACAGCAAAACGTCGCGTCGGGGTGGCGACCCAGCAGCCGATCGACGCAGAGCATCTCCCGCTCGTCGGCGATGGCGACGGCGTCGGCGAGCAGATCGGAGTCGTCGTCGGAGAACTCGGCGTCGATCGCGTTTTTCGTCCGGTCCGCGCTTCGAGATCGCACCTCGCTGACGTACGACGGCGACCCGTATTCGGTCGTCGTCTCGTCCGGGCTCGCGAGTTCGCGAAGCTCCTCGAGCGACGGGTTGGTTCGAACGTTCGACGCTGTGGTCGGATCGGGAAGCTGTCTGACCAGCGGACGGGACTCCGCCCCGGTTTCGGACATATACATGATCGGCCACCATCCGGCCGTATAAACCCGGAGGTTTTTGATCGAAGTATGTCACTACCTACCCTGGTCGAAATTGTCAGATGGGATCTACTACCGAGTAACCGCTTAAACGGCCCGAATCCGGTTTCCGATACAAATGGTAATGTATCTGTTTTGTTTGAGATTTAACTCGGATCAGAGATAAGATATTCCGAGAGCAGTATCTCGTTCGAGACGCCCGGAAAACCGACGGCGTCACTCGAGTAAAAAACCGTGATATAGGTACTGATTTCAGCGGTGATCCCGTTAGAA is part of the Halostagnicola kamekurae genome and harbors:
- a CDS encoding HFX_2341 family transcriptional regulator domain-containing protein, which translates into the protein MQQSEFDFKVENRVHIMPIGFEFDRAHLPAKELKADTVILLMHESDDDDEEDRIKEIQDKLDEYGIDSEKDKCRLFNMYDALGMIAEKINEFSSEDVYVNLSTGGKVTAIAGMIACMVADATPYYVQAKDYGPTPPEGVAEITKLPRYPIDSPDYQEIAVLNFIKERTSEDSAPTKGELIEFGEEIGLPFIADHDVEQKGKYRLLDNHVINPLEDDGYVTTEKKGREKIVKLTSDGQNTLHAFRYLIEDEYTVE
- the rpl12p gene encoding 50S ribosomal protein P1, which codes for MEYVYAALILNEADEEINEDNLTDVLDAAGVDVEESRVKALVAALEDVDIDEAVDEAAAVPAAGGAAGGAAAAEGGADEGGDDEADEADDADAGGDEDEDDEDEGDGGEGLGELFG
- a CDS encoding 50S ribosomal protein L10, whose protein sequence is MSAEAERKTENLPQWKEQEVAELSELIENYESIGVVGIAGIPSKQLQDMRRGLHGTAVVRVSRNTLQTHALEEAGLDELVPHIEGQVGLVATDSNPFALYKELEASKTPAPINEGEVAPNDIVIPEGDTGVDPGPFVGELQSIGANARIEDGSIQVMEDSTVLEAGEEVSADLSNVLNELGIEPKEVGLDLRSVVAEGVQFDPEDLDIDVDAYESDVATAAARARNLAINATFPTDATAPTLIAKATGEAKSLGLQAAIESPDLADDLVSKADAQLRALAAQIEDEEALPEELQGVEAPTATQAEPDDEDESADDQDDEADADTDVDDEDDEDDDSGGGEGLGEMFG
- a CDS encoding 50S ribosomal protein L1, giving the protein MANSDIETAVARALEDAPDRNFTETVDLAVNLRDLDLDEPSNRVDESVVLPSGTGQETQIIVIAEGETAVRAEEVADDVLSGDDVADLDDDEAKDLADETDFFIAEEEMMQDIARHLGTILGPRGKMPDPLSHDQDVVETVNRLKNTVQIRSRDRRTFHTRVGAEDMSAEDIADNVDVILRRLHADLEKGPQNIDSVFLKTTMGPSVEVA
- a CDS encoding amphi-Trp domain-containing protein, which gives rise to MSDDETELEYESTLSREEIATHFETFAENLRSTEGFDLEIGDETVALAPPESLEFELELEDEPEDDGVERSIEFELEWMRTDEEDPLPELDVVEE
- a CDS encoding 50S ribosomal protein L11 yields the protein MAGTIEVLVPGGQANPGPPLGPELGPTPVDVQSVVNDINEQTEAFDGTEVPVTVEYDEDGSYSIDVGVPPTAALVKDEAGFETGSGEPQTDFVADISVEQVKTIAEQKHPDLLAYDTKNAAKEVVGTCASMGVTIEGEDAREFKAKVDDGEYDDVLVE
- the cutA gene encoding divalent-cation tolerance protein CutA, with protein sequence MPTVYLTSPPDAAAEIAETLLEERLAACVNRLPSESIYRWDGEIQREAEAILLAKTTDEAYDDLVSRVQDVHPHEVPCIERFDEDNVLESFATWRAENVD
- a CDS encoding HEWD family protein translates to MSVELRTPTARVCERCGRGERWDETLEAWQLATEDGEKKVGNPHCLHEWDINGAFNPIQGN
- a CDS encoding phosphoenolpyruvate carboxykinase (ATP) — protein: MSETGAESRPLVRQLPDPTTASNVRTNPSLEELRELASPDETTTEYGSPSYVSEVRSRSADRTKNAIDAEFSDDDSDLLADAVAIADEREMLCVDRLLGRHPDATFCCRLFVPVEHARIALAWAKLFEPTDGRDPDFVTVQAPDYDERAIRVLPDEGFTAVLGTDYLGEAKKSFLRLFMRRIKERGGLGLHAGSKRVRVRDEDDDLRTVGQVFMGLSATGKSTLTSHGCWLEEPEAAVMVQDDVCGLLPDGSVPGSEGGGLFIKTIGLDPDEQPGLYEAATAESAVLENVAVDDDGTVDFDEPRYTSNSRAVVQRDELESADEEIDLDRMDQVFFITRNPLMPPVAKLDTEQAAAAFMLGESIETSAGDPSRAGESIRVVGTNPFIIGPEGEEGNIFRDLIDDLEVDCYVINTGYLGDESKDIGVTESVTILTEVARGTIEWTDDERTGLTIPESVPGLAIEEYYVPDHVDDYDDALSSLRADRRDYLEEFDELCDEIVDAVY